The genomic window TTTGCGCCGGGCGGGCTGATCCCCACCAGCGAGAACATCCTCCTGCTGGTCTGGGACCGCGTGGCGCCGCGCCTGGCGCCCGCGCGGCTGCTGCGCCTGCGGCTGCACGAGAACCCGGACTTCTACGTCGATTACAGCGGTCTGGAGGGGGGGGACGCGTCGCACACCGGCTTCGGCGCGGGCTGCGGGGACCCTCACCCCCCGGTTCCCTCTCCCGACAGCAGGGAGAGGGGGTGACGCGGGGGAGATTGCGGCTCGGGTCCTCGACAGCATTGCGGGGCAACTTTCAACAGCTCGCGAAGAGATCATCGTCTTTGCGAATCTCAACCGCGACGCTGTGAAAGCCCACCTCGCGGTCAGGTCTCCCCCTCTCCTGCTGTCGGGAGAGGGGGCCGGGGGGTGAGGGTCCAGGCAGGACGCGCGAGAACTTCGTCGTGCTCCAAAACAACAGCGGCGGACGATGCGAGATCGTCCGCTGCTTCGTCGTCTCCGTCGCCCGGTTCAGGAGCCGATGGACTGCGCGGTGGCGGGGATGGGGCGCGTATCGGCGTCGTCGGCGCGGAGCTCGTCGGCGCGGGGGACGCCGCGCGGGGCCAGCCAGTTGGCGCGGACGATGTGCCAGAACGCCGCGATCCCGTCGCGCCAGCCGATCTTCTTCCCCTCGCCGTACGTCCGGCCGGCGTAGCTGATCGGCACCTCGTACACCCGCGCTCGCGACTGCGCCAGCCGCGCCGTCAGCTCCGGCTCGATGCCGAACCGGTCGGTGCGCAGGGGGAGCCGCTTCAGCAGGTCCGCGCGGACCATCTTGTAGCAGGTCTCCATGTCGGTCAGGTTCAGGTCCGTCAGCATGTTGCTGAGCAGGGTCAGGAACCCGTTTCCCACGCGGTGCCAGAAGTACAGCACGCGCCGCGGACTGCCGGTGAAGCGGCTGCCGAACACCGCGTCGGCCCGCCCGTCGGCGATGGGCTCCAGCAGCCGCGGCAGGTCGAAGGGATCGTACTCCAGGTCGGCGTCGTGGATCACCACCACGTCGCCGGTGGCGTGCTCGATCCCCTTCCGCACCGCGGCGCCCTTCCCCTGGTTGCGCGGGTGCTTCAGCAGCACGTCCACCAGCCCCTCGGCGTGCAGCGCCTCGAGCACCGCCAGGCTGCCGTCGGTGGAGGCGTCGTTCACGCAGATCACCTCCAGGCGCAGCGGCACGGCGCGCAGCCGCTCGACCGAGGCGCGCACCAGCTTCTCCTCGTTGTAGACCGGCACCACCACCGACAGCACGAGACCGCTCATGAAGTCCTCCATTCAGCGTCCAGGCTTCCGCGCCACCGCCAGCAGGCTCTGCCCCAGCGGCGGGCTGATCCGGCTTTCCACCGCGCGCACCCACGGCACCACCCAGCGGTCGTAGGTTCGCGCGTCGCTCGCCTTCACCGTCGTCCGGCGGAGCACCTTCCCCGCCAGCCACCAGGCCGCGACACCCGGCAGGTTCATGTACCGCACG from Longimicrobium sp. includes these protein-coding regions:
- a CDS encoding glycosyltransferase family 2 protein, which produces MSGLVLSVVVPVYNEEKLVRASVERLRAVPLRLEVICVNDASTDGSLAVLEALHAEGLVDVLLKHPRNQGKGAAVRKGIEHATGDVVVIHDADLEYDPFDLPRLLEPIADGRADAVFGSRFTGSPRRVLYFWHRVGNGFLTLLSNMLTDLNLTDMETCYKMVRADLLKRLPLRTDRFGIEPELTARLAQSRARVYEVPISYAGRTYGEGKKIGWRDGIAAFWHIVRANWLAPRGVPRADELRADDADTRPIPATAQSIGS